A single region of the Grus americana isolate bGruAme1 chromosome 3, bGruAme1.mat, whole genome shotgun sequence genome encodes:
- the TP53I3 gene encoding quinone oxidoreductase PIG3 isoform X2 has translation MATRNSAPPPALRRRGCFPPIRNEVPGGKMNQLQALLNDSLIRTKHVENAAIIDIKERKLCASTFGFNVPPENALNLIDTFYKNLLQVRRGGLHFKEKYYKCVRADEHSIYLQNPDGGLIVVKTKTFILVATYRVGMYPSVCVEAVEKLEKMLAVCFDCPGGPENLYVKEVMKPHPEEGEVLVKVSASALNRADLLQRRGKYPPPKGASDILGLEAAGSVAGLGPGCKGRWKTGDAVMALLSGGGQAEYVTVPEGYLMPIPNDMTFIQAAAIPEAWLTAFQLLHFVGKIQKGERVLIHAGASGVGIAAIQLVKLAKAIPIVTAGTQEKLKAAANAGAAAGFNYKNEDFSEKVLAFTQGSGVDIILDCVGGSHWEKNLNCLSTDGRWIIYGLLSGGEVHGDLLAGLLSKRASIQTSLLRSRDKEYKERLVKAFTEDALPYFSGGTSPHLQPVVDSVYPLHEIAEAHRIMEENKNIGKIVIEMPASA, from the exons ATGGCAACCCGAAACTCTGCACCCCCTCCAGCGCTCCGTCGTCGTGGGTGCTTCCCACCAATCAGAAATGAAGTGCCTGG agggaaaatgaACCAACTGCAGGCTTTGCTGAATGACAGTCTTATCAGAACAAAGCATGTGGAAAACGCAGCTATCATTGacataaaggaaagaaaactctgTGCATCAACCTTTGGCTTTAAT GTGCCACCAGAGAATGCTTTAAACCTTATCGACACCTTCTACAAGAACTTACTGCAAGTTAGAAGGGGAGGACTCCACTTCAAGGAGAAGTACTATAAATGTGTCCGTGCAGATGAGCATTCCATCTATCTTCAAAAT CCAGATGGAGGCCTGATAGTTGTGAAGACAAAGACTTTCATCCTGGTTGCTACTTACAGAGTGGGCATGTATCCCAGCGTGTGTGTGGAAGCTGTGGAGAAACTAG agaaaatgttgGCAGTCTGTTTTGATTGCCCAGGAGGCCCAGAAAATCTTTATGTGAAAGAAGTGATGAAACCACATCCAGAAGAAGGAGAAGTTCTTGTGAAGGTCTCTGCCAGCGCTCTGAATAGGGCTGATTTACTCCAG agGAGAGGGAAGTACCCTCCCCCCAAAGGAGCAAGTGACATTTTAGGCTTAGAAGCAGCTGGGAGCGTGGCTGGGCTCGGACCTGGCTGCAAGGGCCGGTGGAAGACTGGCGATGCAGTGATGGCTCTGCTCTCCGGAGGTGGCCAGGCAGAATACGTTACAGTACCCGAAGGCTACCTGATGCCAATTCCCAATGATATGACTTTTATTCAGGCTGCAGCCATTCCCGAAGCCTGGTTAACagcctttcagctgctgcattttgtaG GTAAAATACAGAAGGGCGAGAGAGTGTTGATCCATGCCGGAGCTAGCGGAGTTGGTATAGCGGCCATTCAGCTGGTGAAACTGGCAAAAGCTATTCCCATTGTGACAGCAGGAACTCaagagaaactgaaagcagcagcaaacgctggagcagctgcagggttCAACtacaaaaatgaagattttagtGAAAAGGTCTTGGCATTCACCCAAG GTTCTGGAGTAGATATTATTTTAGATTGTGTTGGTGGCTCACACTGGGAGAAGAATCTCAATTGTCTGAGTACTGATGGCCGGTGGATTATTTATGGATTACTGAGTGGAGGTGAAGTACATGGAGATTTGCTTGCAGGGCTGCTTTCCAAAAGAGCGAGCATCCAAACAAGTCTACTACGATCACGAGACAAGGAG tatAAGGAACGGCTGGTGAAAGCCTTCACAGAAGATGCACTGCCGTATTTTTCTGGAGGAACCTCCCCTCATCTCCAACCAGTTGTTGACAGTGTTTATCCTCTGCACGAGATTGCAGAGGCACACAGGAtcatggaagaaaacaagaatattGGCAAAATTGTCATTGAAATGCCTGCTTCAGCTTAA
- the TP53I3 gene encoding quinone oxidoreductase PIG3 isoform X1: MLAVCFDCPGGPENLYVKEVMKPHPEEGEVLVKVSASALNRADLLQRRGKYPPPKGASDILGLEAAGSVAGLGPGCKGRWKTGDAVMALLSGGGQAEYVTVPEGYLMPIPNDMTFIQAAAIPEAWLTAFQLLHFVGKIQKGERVLIHAGASGVGIAAIQLVKLAKAIPIVTAGTQEKLKAAANAGAAAGFNYKNEDFSEKVLAFTQGSGVDIILDCVGGSHWEKNLNCLSTDGRWIIYGLLSGGEVHGDLLAGLLSKRASIQTSLLRSRDKEYKERLVKAFTEDALPYFSGGTSPHLQPVVDSVYPLHEIAEAHRIMEENKNIGKIVIEMPASA; this comes from the exons atgttgGCAGTCTGTTTTGATTGCCCAGGAGGCCCAGAAAATCTTTATGTGAAAGAAGTGATGAAACCACATCCAGAAGAAGGAGAAGTTCTTGTGAAGGTCTCTGCCAGCGCTCTGAATAGGGCTGATTTACTCCAG agGAGAGGGAAGTACCCTCCCCCCAAAGGAGCAAGTGACATTTTAGGCTTAGAAGCAGCTGGGAGCGTGGCTGGGCTCGGACCTGGCTGCAAGGGCCGGTGGAAGACTGGCGATGCAGTGATGGCTCTGCTCTCCGGAGGTGGCCAGGCAGAATACGTTACAGTACCCGAAGGCTACCTGATGCCAATTCCCAATGATATGACTTTTATTCAGGCTGCAGCCATTCCCGAAGCCTGGTTAACagcctttcagctgctgcattttgtaG GTAAAATACAGAAGGGCGAGAGAGTGTTGATCCATGCCGGAGCTAGCGGAGTTGGTATAGCGGCCATTCAGCTGGTGAAACTGGCAAAAGCTATTCCCATTGTGACAGCAGGAACTCaagagaaactgaaagcagcagcaaacgctggagcagctgcagggttCAACtacaaaaatgaagattttagtGAAAAGGTCTTGGCATTCACCCAAG GTTCTGGAGTAGATATTATTTTAGATTGTGTTGGTGGCTCACACTGGGAGAAGAATCTCAATTGTCTGAGTACTGATGGCCGGTGGATTATTTATGGATTACTGAGTGGAGGTGAAGTACATGGAGATTTGCTTGCAGGGCTGCTTTCCAAAAGAGCGAGCATCCAAACAAGTCTACTACGATCACGAGACAAGGAG tatAAGGAACGGCTGGTGAAAGCCTTCACAGAAGATGCACTGCCGTATTTTTCTGGAGGAACCTCCCCTCATCTCCAACCAGTTGTTGACAGTGTTTATCCTCTGCACGAGATTGCAGAGGCACACAGGAtcatggaagaaaacaagaatattGGCAAAATTGTCATTGAAATGCCTGCTTCAGCTTAA